The Camelus dromedarius isolate mCamDro1 chromosome 23, mCamDro1.pat, whole genome shotgun sequence nucleotide sequence AAATTCTGTTTCTGTCTGAAAAGTTACCAAGTCAccatcagctgatggacactgGGAAATATCCACCCTTATACATCCCATTACAGGCATACAGTCTTTCTGTAGCTTAGGAGGACAACCCTATCAGAAACCCACACAGTATGTGTGACATTTGCATGGAAGATTCACTAGTTGTGTTATTATTTCCACCTTAGATTAGAAGCTCCCTAAAAACACAGAATAtaccatttcatttttatatcccaCGGTCAAGTTCAGTGTCTGACATACGATAGGAAGAGTGAATCTTGCGTGTGGGTTTCCTAAAAGACTGAGCTTggaagttaatatttattgattgattttttttcccgaTTGTGATTTAGTCCACCAAATGATAAGGTGAAGGATAATGCTCCAGGATTGGTATACATGGCTGACCTTGTAAGTATCATCCAAATCGGCACAGTCTTTGGAATGCTAGAATGTTAAACCAGATAGGACACTGTGACAACAAGTAAACCTGGGGCTGCCTCAGGTAAACTGGGATGTATGGTCATTCTAGTTTTAAAGCTCAACAGTGTTGCCCCATAGACCAAATCTCCAACCGGGATGAAGTTACAGCAAGGTCACTTGGGCTGTTATCAGTGCTTCTCCCTGGCCTCTTACCTTAGTCACATACCTCTGTTCCTTCATTGTTGTCTCCGCTGTGAGTCATCAGCAATCCCAACTCTGGTCACCAGATTAGAAGTTCAACTATTGTGCAAATTCCAGGATATCTCTTGACTCTCTGATTGGTCATTTTCCTTGGGTGTTGCCATCTTACCTTTCCCAAAGTTCTTTCTGGTGCTctacattttcattcataatgTTCCATATATGTCTCattcctcatttctttcctttccctcctacATTcctggatttgtttgtttgtatgtttattttgtttcgCTTTAATACATCTCCCTTCTTCTGAGGCCCAAGTCCTATCCTTTATGTATTGCTCTGGTTCCTGTAGTTAATCTCTCACCCTTTCTAACTTAAATCTGACCAAGTCTCTTGATTAAGAAAGGAGGTGCCCAAGCGACAGTAAAGGGGGCACACAGAAGTCAAGTATACCTAGGGCTTGTCTACTCATCACACCGCTTCCATAAAGATTCAGGGGAAATGGGGTGCAACCAGAAGTGTGTTCAGTTACCAAACAGCACAAAACAAACTTTTCTTATAAGTATTACCTGTGTTTAACAGAAATTATTAAAGATGGAAATTATCTTTTCGACATACGGTAAGTACTTGATGAATTCTTGTTGGAATGAGAATGCATTTGGACTTAAAAGTAGAGCAGAATTCTGTTTGATTTGCAAGGATTGGAGAAAATTAAACCTGAAGGGAATGGCGCCTGGAAGTGGCTCCTAGGAGGAGCTCGATTCTTCCTTTTACTGTAAGACTCCTGAGAGGTAAAAACTTTACGTGCATGTTTATTATATATGACTAAACAGCGGGCCCAtccagatgtcttttttttttacattttttattgagttatagccattttacaatgttgtgtcaaattccagtatagagcacaattttttaattatacatgaacatacatatattcattgtcacattttttcccactgtgagctaccacaagatcttgtatatatttccctgtgctatacagtataatcttgtttatctattctgcatatgcctgtcagtatctacaaattttgaaatcccagactgtcccttccaaccccccgaccccttggcaaccacaagtttgtattctatgtctatgagtctgtttctgttttgtatttatgttcttttttttttttttttttagattccacatatgagcgatctcatatggtatttttctttctctttctggcttatttcacttagaatgacattctccagtacatgcatgttgctgcaaatggcgttatgttgtcatttttatggctgaatagtatttcattgtataaatataccacttcttctctatccagtcatctgttgatggacatttaggctgtttccatgtcttggctattgtaaatagtgctgctatgaacattggggtgcaggtgtctttttgaagtagggttccttctggatatatgcccaggagtaagattactgggtcatattgtaagtctattcctagtcttttgagaaatctccatactgttttccacagtgactgcaccaaactgcattcccaccagcagtgtaggagggttcccttttctccacagcctctccagcatttctcacttgtggacttttgaatgatggccattctgactggtgtgaggtgatatctcactgtagttttgatttgcatttctctgataattagtgatattgagcattttttcatgtgcctattgatcatttgtatgtcttccttggagaattgcttgtttaggtcttctgcccatttttggattgggttgtttgtttttttcttattaaatcgtgtgagctgcttatatattctggagatcaagcctttgtcagtttcatcatttgcaaaaattttcttccattctgtaggttgtcattttgttttacttatggtttcctttgctgtgccaagatgtcttttttaattgaagtataattgacatacattatattagtttcaggtgtgacTCGATACtagtatacattgtgaaatgatcaccacaataagtccagttaccatctgtcaccacacagttacaaaaagtttttcttgcaatgAGAACATATAAGATTtgctttcttagcaactttcaaatttgAAATGCAGTATTATTGGCTAtagtccccatgctgtacattacctCCCCACAACTTATTtactttgtaactggaagtttgtacctcttaatctgctttgcccatttcacccacccgccaacccccttcctctctggcaaccacccatctGTCCTCTGCAcctctgagttttgttttgtttatttgtcttgtttttttttttttaagcaatgaaCTATtgggaagagaaattaagaaaacaatcgcatttacagttgcatcagaaagaataaaatacttaggaatgaatTTAGCCAAGATGCCTCTTTAGACCAATTATGGGTAGAGTAATTTGCATTCAGACTCTGACATTTGgctgtgtcttttattttttaaggaattgggTAAAATGTTTGTATGATAATAATAGAATTTAGGAAACTAAAATTACCAGAGATATAAAAATGTCTAATGATTTTGACTCTAAGGTTATTTCTCTTTATGCCAAATGGCAGGACTATAGGAGACAGGACAGAAGAGTTTCTGAAGTATTTGGGGGGAAGGTTACGGAATAAGATCTTTTTCCTACTCTGGGAAAATGagaactatttaaaatacattaaagatTAAAATCTTTAGTGTTTCAGACAAAAGCTTGAACACATTTCTTGTTAAAGGTACTAAAATTTCAGAGCGTTAGAAATGCGTGCTGCTCTTCctagaaaatgtttctctgaggtATCTTCCTTAGAAGAGAGAACCTTTGGGGTTCTTACTGTAAAAATCTTGGAGAAGCTTGAAAACAGCCAAGCAAACAGGAAACAGAGTTTAATTTGTGGAAAGTTCagggaagaaaagcaaatcaCCGAAAACATAGCTCCCTCTGAAGATTCTTTAATCGCAGAGGGTGAGAAAGCGATGGTAATAAAAAAGCTGGCATAGAAACTGGTTAATGAGAATGTGGCGTGCCAGTGACCCACTGGTGCGTTTTGAGTTTCTAGGCTTTATTCTACCTTTTCACACAAAGTCTCCTCTAAAAAAAatgccccccaccaccccaaacACTCTTTTTCATGCTATTTAGAACAAGTTCAGAATCAAGTGTATAGAGATTCACCAGAAATAATTCAGCCTGGAAGAGCAGAGATCCAGAAGAGTTTTGAGTTCTAGGACATTTTAGACATACGTAAAGAATGTGGTCAAGCCTTGACCTTTCCTACCTCAGATTTCTGTGAACAGAATGAGGAtaataaatgtttccatttgtttctttgaCTAAATCATTTTCTCAGAATGGGTGGGTCTGTGGCCAGTGCATGCTGAGGCATTGACTTCCCAGTAGGCGCAGATCTGAAAGATGGCTGGGTTGGTTGAATGATTGTTGTTCATCATATTGGGACCAGGAGTTGAACCTCACTGGTGAGGACCCGTTGGAGATTTCAGAGTAGGCTGGGGAAATTGCTGGAGCTACTACACACATGCCATATGGCTAACTGGGTGTGTCAGGAGGCTTACAGGATTGTGCTGCTGCGGTTCAGCTGGGACAGATAAAGAACCTCTAAGACTGGGATTAGGGGCAGGTCTTGGTAGCCATCTGCCCTCAGCACGCGTGTTGATAACCATCGCTGCAGTGTCCAGAGTGAAGAGGAAGGTCACAGGGAATACTCATCTCTGTGACTCATCCCTCAGTTCAGCTGTTGCCTTTGTGTACACCTGCTGCACGTGAGATCACTAAGACCTTATTCCACCTCACCCTGCTGCTTGCCCCTGACAGAGGCTGTACATCACCTTGAGAAAAAACGAAGGGTCCCTGACAGCCCCCACTTTCTGTGTTCTGTGGGGGGGTCACCTGGTTCTCGTGTGGTTCATCAGTTTATTGCCCAATTTGCAATATCATATGAGTCAGGAGTTGGGCAAGTTTGTAGGACGAAGGCACAGGGCTACTAGGAAGAGCTGAGGGGACAAATGGAGCTGAAAACGGCCCCGTTCTACCTGCCCTGTTGTGTTCTCTAACATGGGGCTGAATCTGCCTGGAGGacaatgtctttttctttgtgcAAAGGCACCACACAGCCCAGCAGCAGCATGGCTGAGGCACTTGGAGTTCCATGAGACTGTGTATATCTGATTCTGTGGCAAAGGCTTCAGATACATATTGCCAGAGGCAAGACTTCACAGCAACTTCTTTCCATCCCGTTAGTCTATACACCGTGGGAAAATGTAACTACAGCATCCcctttgttacatttttaaaggtcgTAACTATTGGCCACCTATTCCATTCTGTGAAGGTTAAAATGCCCCACTGTCTTTAGAAATACTTGGGTTACCAAgctgttttgttattattgtaatttttatggTTTCTTTCAAATAGAGTATGAATCCTTCTCCTGAAAAATCACTTCCCTTTGACAAACTTCCTGTATAGATGATGCATCTACTTTTAAGGGTTATCTGAGTTCACTTTTAATTCCTTAAGGAAACAGCAAACGGAATTGTGAGAGGCTATCTAGTGGTGATAAATATAATGTGGCTTCCCCCAACCATCCTCGTTGACTCGAAGCTGCATCCCTGGGCTACACTAAAGAATTCCTTTATGGTACAGAGAACCTTCTCCGCTGGGCTGCACCCAAATTATGATGGTGATTTTGAATGTGCACTTTTCCCGTGGGAGAGGAGGGTGTGTAGAGGGAGAGAATAGGGGTTGGCGCTAGGCAATGAAAGATCTGAAGTCTACTTTTTCTCCAAGTTCTGAACTGGgatttgtaaactgtaaagtcaCAAACCCAATTTTTAACAAAAGTAAATAAGGCTTCCTGTTTGATAAAACAGGATGCCCAAAATAATAAGAGAATTCAGGGACATATTAATTTCCATGTATACATAGGAACCATGTGGAAGGAACCATGATAGTTACtcaatattatttttgttaagaaCTCTTTTAGGGAGATACTCTTATAAACCCTGTtttccagatgggaaaactggattttAACGCAAGTATTGGACTCCAAAGCTCATTGTCTTGACATATATGCTTCTTCAAATGATTAAACTATTTACATGAGAAAGTGTACTGTGTATCTTTCTCCTGGATTTTTATCCATGATTTTATTACAAGTCTCTTTTGCTGCCAGCTATCTTGGGTAGCTGTGTCCCTGATGGGCTGTCTGCTACCTCCAGAATCATCTTTAATGCCCAGGATTATCTAGGTCCCAGGACTGGGCTTGTTTTGATTCCCTCCCTCTGGGCTGAAATTGTGCCCTGAGCTCCTGGTCAGGACCTGTCTCTTCTGCTCCTGGATAGGCCTCCTGGATAACACTTTTTTGGATGTCTAATTCATCTTGGAGAATTGAGagatacctattttttttttcaaaatcattaataCTGACTATTGTCATGGGACTCTATTCAATGCTTTGTACCTGCTCAGTTAGTCAAACCTGCTGTCTGGGCCATTCTACCTTATCTAGTAGGTGGGTCTGGAAATGTAGCTATGACATTTGCAGTAATAATATCCTAGGTACAAGCATCTGACTACTACATGTCTTCTCAGTACTACACTTGTGCTTTTACCTGATGGAATACAAAGTATCTGATTATAAATGACTTTCTTCATATtatagctttatatatatatcatatacagatatgatatatatatatacacattaggGATTATGtataattcatataatttttaatgatgtgtgtaaataaatttctttaactAGGACTTTCATTTCAGAATAATAAAGGTGCTAACAAATATTTGTGATGAAAAACAGGCATTGTAAGATCACTGGGGTGGTGAAGAGTACAGCTTTTTAGAAGATTTCAGTTCAGATTCTGGTTCTGAACGTGAAGAATATGATTGGGATCAAATTACTGACTTTCTTGAGTCTTGATTTCTTTACCTATGAAAAGGAGATAGTAATTATAACCTAATTCAGGGCTTTTATGACTATTAAATGTTAGTATATGTAAATGTCTTTTGTCCTGCATATAGTAAATGCTGAAAACTGTGAGCTATTTATGATCATTattaaaatggggatgatacaCACCTTATTAGGTTTTAAATATTAAGCAAAATACTATACAAAGTGCCTAGTTAACAAATGTCCAGTAAATATCACATTTCATGGAATCCAAGTCATACAATTATTTCAGGttcctccaaaaaagaaaaaatattgccaGTTGCACAATAGTTATAGGTAAGAAGGCAGATCCCAATTTTATGTTAAGTGTGAACATTTCTGCACTAGAATCAAAAtactttttctccccttctcttccctgtttAAATAGTGAAGAGTCTATACTTTCCAGAATCTGGAATTCTccatttcctattctttttcctcCTACCAAGACCCTCGGGCCTCCTACTTACTTGGCTACAAGAACTGTAAGTTTTGTTTCACTTCTATACTTTCTATAATGACTGccctttattttctccatctcagtGTGAATTCAACTGCTCAGCATTCTAATTATTATCATACaagataaatgaatataaaaataaaacaaaacaaaaacttctccCTAGCTACCTAAGGCCTTCAATCCAGTATTTGGGCTTGGTACCATTTAGGGAAGCATATGTATGCCTTTAGAACTGACAGCATGGTGATGGACCAGGCACTTCATGTGAACAGAAACTAACAAAATCTGGGAAGAAATTCAAACTTGAGATAAAAAAAATGGCAGATACTCCTGGGAACAAATTTATATGTCAAAGGTGGTGAACAGAAAACTTTCTCATAAAATGATTTTCTAGGAGTTCTTTTCAAATGCCCAGGGTCATGATTTTCCCAATCTCAAGCACAATGTTGCTAATACAGCTGTTCCCTTACTTGGATAAACAAAACTACACAAATAtcataatttcagaaaaaaatagtaacaaagcAGAAATCAAACATTCAAAACAAGGTTTTGGTtattgtttatttcacttaggacATTCATTAGACATTAACTGGGGTACTTAAAAGTCATTTCAATTAGGAATCTCTTTAGCCCTTCATCAATTATTTCGAGTGTTCTAGTCTCAAATACATTCTTTTCTTCTACAAACTTCTGAAAGAGATGAATACCTCCACCCACACCAAAATAATGTGCTTTGCTGGCCAGAAGCACCCGTCCATTTTTATCTAACAGTCTAAGGAATGTTTCGTGCAAAGGACCATAATAATCTGGATTATAAATGGTTTCTGAGGTGAGAATGAGATcgtatttttcaaagattttttcacttagTACAAGCTTACAAAACTCAGACCACTCCCCAGAAAAGAACTGGCATTTACATAGTTCTTGTGTTGCTTTTGATTTCCTGCATCTTTTCACATCTGGTTCGTTTatgtcattttcttcatcttcccAAGTGGCGTTGGCCACTACATTAGGTAATGTTACTTCATCAATTACCATACTGTTATAATCCTGAAAATGAATTTCTTTGGCTCCTCCCTTGAATGCAATTATACCCAGCAACCCAGATCCACAACCAAGATCCAATACTTTTTTCCCAGCAAATTTCACTTTGGCCTTTGTAAAATATGCCAGGAGATCAAAGGTACATTCCCAGATTTTTAAGCCTCCTTCATAAACACCTGTAATCAGATCAGAGTGAGAAGAAAAGCTTTTCGAAATGATGTTTTCTCCAGGGAAGTTCTCTTTCAACAAGTTGGTTTTCACCACTGATATGTTAACATGCTGGAGACCTGGTAATGTTTCTATGACTTTATTTTCTAACACTTTCTTTAAATCCTTAGGTATAGCATGCTCTTTGGCAACTCTCAAGCAGAGCTGAGAGTTTTCACGTGGCTCCAAGTTACTTGAACTGTTAGCTGTATTGAGTGAGATGTCTGTGTCTTGAGACAGAGCTGCATTTCCCTCTGACTTATGTTCCCACAAATGATCCTGAGGCAAGTCAAACTGTTCTGTAGAACATTTTTTGTCCCTATGtttacctttttctctttctgagaccgaagactcttttgaggaatccagAGCCAAAGCTCCACCTCCATGGGGTGTTAATTCATTTTCCAGATGATCTTCTATAGtgaaattaaattgaaaagtCATTCTCTTATTAAATGCACACAATCCTTAAACTCAAAGGAAGATTCTTCAACTTCTGGATAGAATTGATGATGCACACATAAACCTGCCTCGATTATTCAGTTAGTTTTGTTGGAGGTCAATTTCTCTTTAGCTGCATATACACAGTTACAAATACTTAAAGATGTTTCCGAATGACTTTTTAGAGGCCTTTGCTCTTCTTTCAGTGTAGctctgaagaaaaaaacagaaaatggttattaaaaagcaaaacgaCACATTTCACTAAAATGTAATATTAAACAGCCCTCATCCTCCTACCACCAACAGCTGCCTTCTCTATAAAAgctgtggagggagagggagataaAGATACTTGGAAATACAGGCACCCTTCAGGGTTCAAAAGTTGGAGAAGGGAACGAActttcaaaaacaagcaaacaaaacaacagcagcaacaatgaGAAATAACATCAAGTTATTATCAGGCAGGAGATGACAAGCCTCGCTACTCAGTGTCTTTCATCTGTTGTGACTCTGCCCAAACATATTTACCGCCTAAACTGCCAGAATCCCTTCACTTCAGTCTGTTATTGTTTCAAGTAACGTGACTTCAAGATTGGATTTTGGTAAATGAGTATCCCTTTAAAAACAGGCACCGTTCTGCTCTGGAGTGTGTAAATTCATTCAGGGGACCTTGCTACAACATTTAGTGGAGACCAGCAGCCCTAAGTGTACGGGAGTCGGGTAACTTTGGAGTAACAAGTAAAGATTAGTTTGACACAACATAGAGGCACTGAACCGTTTGGAGAGGCCCCTAGAAAATGCAATCAACTTTACCGAGATTCTTTGTATCCACGGTGCTAAATACTTAATTTAGACCACCTGCTTCAATTTGCACAGCAACTCTGGCAGGTGGGGTCTTTATCCCCATCACACGTGATGTACAAAGTAGGGTCAACACAGCTGAGTGGGAAGGAACGCACCTGTTTCTACCCTACCGTAACGCGGGGCTTGGAGTCATTTCCGGATGCAGATCCCAGATCAAACCCGACCTCAGATATGTAATCTCATCGGACTGAGGGTAGCAAATCTGGGGACTTCCGGCCCTCACCTCCCCAGAGCGTCTCAAGGAGAAGCTGACAACGATCCAGACCTGGAGATGCTCACCGCTCAGCAGGTCCCCAGGTGACGGCGCGTCCTCAGCCAGCCAGACCTTCCAGACCGAAAGCGCGCACCAGCGAGTCGAGTCCTCCGCGGGCCAGACAAGCCCGGCTTCCTGCCTAGCCGCGTAGGGGCCCGGCTCACTGAGGAAAGCGGCCAGCTTCCTCTCTATGGTTTTGGTGCGGGCGGGGAGCTCGCAAGGCCTGCCGGGACTGTGGGAGTTTCCGGTCTTGGCCGTGGCGGGAGTGTTTGGAAGCTCTGCTCCTGGGTGAAAGCATGTCTCAGGAACGCGCGGTCCCGGTGAGCGCGGTTCCCCTGGAAGAAATAAGTAGCTGGCCGGAGGAGCTATGCCGCCGGGAGCTGCCGTCTGTCCTGCCTCGTCTCCTTATATCCTTCATTGTCGCTTCCACCTAGAGAGGTGTGTGGGGCGGGCCTCAACCTTTCTTCTGAGTCTCATCACACCCCCCCGCCTCCGGGCCCTGTTGTATTCCTGCGTCTTCAACCCTCTCCTGTCCGTTAATAAGCGAGGGAATGAGGGGAGAGCGAGAGAGCCGTGGGTGCCGAGACCCAAGGCGTGCCTGGCGTTGGTGTTGGAAGTGCTCGTAGAGGTGTTATGCGCTGTGGTTTTGGCGGTGAATGTGGCGTTTTCTCCCGTTCCTCTGGGCCTTTGAGTTGTTCTGTACCCGTGAAGTGCAGTTAAATGCGAATATTTTCGCATGGGGGGAACGGGAATTCGGGCAGGGACTCAGACTTGTGCTGCTCAGACTTGTGAGCCGACTCTGGATGAAGTAGAGAGCTGGATATTCTGAGCTCTTAATCACTAAAATGGGTGGTAAATAGAATTACCTTCCTCACGATTGTGAGAGTCAAATACGTAGTTCTTCCATGGTGCTaagttggtaaaaaaaaaattcagtatataAAAATGTTCTGCATCTGTTTTCGGATCGCATTTTGTTCATAGCTGGTGAGAAGGCGTTGCTTCCTTTGGTAATTGGCTGTTTGCTGGGTTTGAGGTAGTTAATGCCTCCGGTGTCCAGGTGCAGACAATTTCTTATTAGTCAAATCCCTTTTTGGTCGTATATGTGCTTGGAGTCCTAGCCTTTCATgttaaaaggtaatttttttccttttttacatttttgagcACACTTTCAACATAaaatcactgaaaagaaaaaatgactttCACTTGAGAAAGTCCGAACACTGCACAAATAATTTACAGCTGAAGCCACATGTAACCATTACTGTTGCCTTGAAATCATTCACCTGGGGGTTGGCAAAATCCCACTTAGGTACCAAAGCCCTTTCTTAGTCACAGTGCAGATACAGAATTGCTGTCCTTGAGGATTTTGACGTGGGAAACAGCCATTCTCCTCTTCAAAAAACATTTCCTAGGTACATAATAGGTACCTGGCAGGTGTTAGGCTTTGGCAGAACAAAGATAAGGAACACCGTTCCTCTTTTTCCCCTCAAGCCTACAGGGGGATTTCAGTAATTGAAAGTCAACATTCCTACCTGGTT carries:
- the METTL18 gene encoding histidine protein methyltransferase 1 homolog; amino-acid sequence: MTFQFNFTIEDHLENELTPHGGGALALDSSKESSVSEREKGKHRDKKCSTEQFDLPQDHLWEHKSEGNAALSQDTDISLNTANSSSNLEPRENSQLCLRVAKEHAIPKDLKKVLENKVIETLPGLQHVNISVVKTNLLKENFPGENIISKSFSSHSDLITGVYEGGLKIWECTFDLLAYFTKAKVKFAGKKVLDLGCGSGLLGIIAFKGGAKEIHFQDYNSMVIDEVTLPNVVANATWEDEENDINEPDVKRCRKSKATQELCKCQFFSGEWSEFCKLVLSEKIFEKYDLILTSETIYNPDYYGPLHETFLRLLDKNGRVLLASKAHYFGVGGGIHLFQKFVEEKNVFETRTLEIIDEGLKRFLIEMTFKYPS